A stretch of Henckelia pumila isolate YLH828 chromosome 4, ASM3356847v2, whole genome shotgun sequence DNA encodes these proteins:
- the LOC140862357 gene encoding uncharacterized protein — MFTTESYQRFFPTSYKKDKGAEFANLKQGNMNIEDYVAKFSFLLRFSPHIAENEEAKADQFINGLNPDVFTLVNAGRPTNFADALNKAKGAEAGILDKGEVRSCLNLHNSHNHNHRNLSHNFHNSKAGMREVVVVATEKIVSVLSLKVSSSKGLGATLLVLVVRDHLYELKVQDLLVGFAINVEENTLVIIAKELQVIANENTSRFSTHSDRQATFVHFFQPPSRLEQSRQGESQSVGQHSRQQGRVFALTEDQAQAAPDNVISGNCVIFGYPAYVLIDTGASHTFIAEKFVALHALPVEPLPSVFSISYPMGKDKVSVSLVRGCELQFDGNVIELDCIVHDEISGLPPARDIDFSIELMTCTLPTSKAPYRMEPLELKDLKDQLEDLIQISVDPSKVKAVINWPRPTSVPEIRTFIGLAGYYRQFIEGFSSIAKPITQLTQKNAPYILTDDCESSFVELNKRLTIAHVLAIPSDAGGFTVYSDASHKVLGCILMQNGHGIAYSSRQLKRHKTRYPIHDLEFAAIVFALKIWHHYLYGETFEIYTDHKSLKYLFSQTELNMRQRRWLELLKYFDCEIKYYPGKSTAVADALSRKVKAESKQLGDHITTDFFTKLPRSSRGCDEIWTRIEMAPFEELYGRKCRSPLFWDDLSEAPDTGPDMIREMSNKGDRVFLKISPFRGTVRFGKRCKVSPRFIGPYEILDKVGDLSYRLELPPSLSGIHAVFHVSMLRKYKPYASHVLRPDEAELDEKLSYF; from the exons ATGTTTACAACTGAATCTTACCAGCGTTTCTTTCCTACGTCGTATAAAAAAGACAAAGGAGCGGAGTTTGCTAATCTGAAACAGGGTAACATGAATATTGAGGACTATGTGGCTAAGTTCTCCTTTTTACTCCGATTTTCACCTCATATTGCTGAAAATGAGGAAGCGAAGGCTGACCAGTTTATTAACGGTCTTAATCCTGATGTCTTCACTTTGGTAAATGCTGGGCGGCCGACTAATTTTGCAGATGCCCTTaataaagctaagggagcagaagctggtATACTAGACAAAGGGGAAGTTCGTTCATGCCTCAATCTTCACAACAGTCACAACCACAACCACCGCAACCTTAGTCACAATTTCCACAACAGCAAAGCAGGTATGAGGGAAGTGGTAGTGGTAGCAACAGAAAAGATTGTTTCCGTTTTAAGCTTAAAGGTAAGCAGTTCAAAAGGACTGGGAGCAActcttctagttctagtggtTCGAGACCATTTGTATGAGCTCAAAGTTCAGGATCTTCTGGTTGGTTTTGCAATAAATGTGGAGGAAAACACTCTAGTGATTATTGCAAAAGAGTTACAGGTAATTGCAA ATGAAAATACATCAAGATTTTCAACTCATTCTGATAGGCAAGCTACTTTTGTGCATTTCTTTCAACCACCGAGCAGACTAGAGCAGAGTAGACAGGGAGAGAGCCAGAGTGTAGGCCAACATTCTAGACAGCAAGGAAGAGTCTTTGCACttacagaggatcaggctcaggctgcaCCTGACAATGTGATTTCAGGTAACTGTgttatttttggttatcctgcttatgtgttaattgacactggtgcatcgcaTACATTCATAGCTGAgaaatttgttgcattgcatgctTTACCTGTTGAGCCTTTGCCTTCTGTATTTTCTATTTCATATCCAATGGGGAAAGATAAGGTATCGGTGAGCTTAGTTAGGGGATGTGAGTTGCAATTTGATGGCAATGTAATTGAGCTTGATTGTATTGTACATG ATGAAATTTCGGGCTTACCTCCAGCCCGTGATATTGATTTTAGTATCGAGTTGATGACATGTACGTTACCTACATCTAAAGCTCCTTATAGgatggaaccactggaactaaaAGATTTGAAAGATCAgctcgaagattt GATACAAATAtcagttgatcctagcaaggtaAAGGCAGTTATCAACTGGCCTAGACCTACGTCAGTGCCTGAAATACGCACTTTTATAGGCTTAGCTGGGTATTATCGCCAatttatcgagggattctctaGCATTGCAAAACCAATTACCCAGTTAacccagaagaatgctccttatATTTTGACAGACGATTGTGAATCTAGCTTTGTTGAATTGAATAAGAGACTGACCATTGCACATGTGTTAGCTATTCCATCAGATGCAGGTGGTTTTACAGTTTATTCTGATGCATCACATAAAGTTTTGGGTTGTATTCTTATGCAAAACGGTCACGGGATAGCTTATTCTTCAAGACAACTGAAACGTCACAAGACCAGATACCCCATACATGATCTGGAGTTTGCAGCTATTGTCtttgccttgaagatttggcatcattatttgtatggtgaGACGTTTGAAATCTATACTGATCATAAAAGCCTAAAATATCTATTCTCTCAaactgaattgaatatgagacagaggcgtTGGTTAgagttattgaaatattttgattgtgaaatcaagtattacccgGGAAAGTCTACTGCagttgctgatgctttgagtagAAAG gtgaaagcagagagcAAGCAACTAGGTGATCATATCACTACAGATTTTTTCACGAAATTACCAAGATCTTCGAGAGGGTGTGATGAAATTTGG ACAAGAATtgaaatggctccgtttgaagaaCTGTATGGTAGGAAatgcagatctccgttgttcTGGGATGATCTTTCTGAAGCACCAGATACAGGGCCAGACATGATCAGAGAAATGTCCAATAAG GGTGATCgagtatttttgaaaatatctcCTTTTCGAGGAACAGTTCGATTCGGAAAGAGATGTAAAGTATCACCGAGATTTATCGGGCCTTACGAGATTCTTGACAAAGTTGGTGATCTTTCCTATCGATTAGAATTACCTCCATCATTATCAGGTATTCACGCCGTGTTTCACGTGtctatgttgaggaagtataagCCATATGCTTCCCATGTACTTCGTCCAGATGAGGCTGAACTGGATGAAAAGCTGAGTTATTTTTAA